TCCTTGACATGCtagaaaaatcaacaaaaataaaaaaagaaaaatggctATCGAATGCACAAATTCCAAATGAAAATGGGGTATTGCTCTATAAGCTAGCTTACCTCGGATATTTTTTCACCGGCctctgacaaaatttcatagcaCTTGTACAAATGTTCAATGTTATCCATCGTGTATTATATATTTTGCTTCTTTTTACTCCGAAAAGTGTCGGCGAACACTTGCAGCCTGGAATAACTAGGAGCGGGCGTCAATTTTTTCCCACtcaagtaaaaatttgcaaaacgttATTCCAATACCTGTTTTCCTAAAATATATTACGTAGTCTTTTAACACTTCACTTTGTTACGGTTTAAACGGTTCTTTGATTTTCTATCTTAATTTCATTGGTATGCTCAATTCTCaattttacccaaattttttatatattcctCCGAGATCGAAAAAACAGCGTGTATCTCTCTTTAGCGTTGAATTGGGTTCTTTAAACATTTAGATAACATAGCTTCTatctaaataaaaatattgacgtCGACGTATGCGTCCATCAGACGGTATATAAAAAATACTCAAGGTATATTCAACACGGTAAGCTCACTTGGTCAATGCCATGAaatataattaccaggtagagtACAGTTAACATCCGAGTACAACTTTTTCTCGCGAactgcactatctgtcaacgagttttggttgcgtgtgtgtattatagttaagaaccataacacacataaacaacgaaaaatggcgcgaactagtaacatacacaaagtCAAAATTGCacttatcactgattttgacaaatagtgcattcaatattttgttgttaggCAACTGCCACTAACACTGAAACATTCTTTAAACAAAAAGCGTGTTTGCCAGCTTACTTTGTATGCATGACGacacaattaaaggtggtctcatttgtacagctgttcgcgtgactTTGTATGGATAAAAGTGTTTACTCAGCGACATGTCGTATCCCCTTCTATTTATTTTCGATTGTAAAagatgttgtatttaaatcctAGCACTGAGTTCaacttttcgcccgaacaaAATACATAACGCACATTATTTTAGTTATATAGATTGCAAATCACGACTAATCCTTTCTAATTATCTGTTAGCGCATGATATCGACAACTTAAGGTTTAACTTAAGTTACATACCATGAGCGCacattaaaaacgcatttaaaaAGCAACTCTGCAAGCATACCCCACCAAATCAAAGCCCaaaagttaaacatttttttatgctGATGcctaaaaacactacttcacttATGGCAAACTGAATGACGCTCGAGTTCAATCATCAAAGTTGAAAACTCTTAAACTTTTGCGCATCACTTTTGTAGgatttgtttgcaaaattgcatttttatttgcGCTCGCATAGAGTTGCGTGCGCATAGTTATCGTGAAACAagtaaaggtggtctcatttgtacaacaaccacaaattatatggtgcaattcgccatcatgtcatcaagctgatcaccGTTTTGCCAACACTCGCAAAGTAGATAATTTGTGTGCgagtgtgtatacgtgtgcatgcaggagcagagaatatgcgataaagaagataacaacaaagagaatgcaaacaaaaatctgacttcttaataccgtcaaacccggtcggctgttcgcgtgagaccagcTTTTTCAATCCGCCTCGATACCAACCCTAATACAGCGTAACGCATGGTTGAATTAACAAGGTTGGCGcacttgcccaacaacaacgaaatcaactatACTACACTGTGATGATGGTGAcgcaaattcccactaggctgtctagtttttatttgcattatgatgtgtagcagccacaagatcGAAAGATTCATGGTTAAAAATGTGCAAATTATTACATACAATAATtacattttgccaacacacacaaagaaatttgtgtgtgtgtgtgtgtgtttacgtgtgcgtacatgagcagagaatatgcgataaAGAAGAaatcaacaaagagaatgcaaacaaaaatttgacatcttaataccgtcaaacctggccggctgttaacagctgtccGCGTGAGAGCACCTTTCTAAATCCGCCTTGATATGAcatcaggatgcacttataaggtgaagtcatgcgaacagctgagaacaatttttaattcttgttttgattttgcagtaaatctaaatgtcgaaggcttgataacacagctgtgattttatTCTGAAATCTTAAAAACATGTTCTATTTGTTCCGATATTTCACACATAAAGGCTTGTACTTTATTCGTTTTCCACAGTtaaaaacacacatttttcacggctacttttttgaaacactacaaaaatgaGGGAATGTACTACTGAATGTAAAAATAAGTAATGACGAAAAAATTTGGCGAAACACgtacatagtaccagccataagcaacaaaacagtgttattatgatgaaaatacaaatataacacacatttgaagaaaataagTTGTAAAACCAAGTTTacttctaaaaccactttgacatttcaatttactgcatttgccactcaaggtagtttcgttgggggtagttttttgttgttgtgctaatgacattacctcttaattgtaccatgacaTGGCATGTACAACTCTACATGTGCTAATTTTGACTTTCCATAAGACAACTATacgccgtgtaatagagcctttatcAAAGCAAAGAGGTTGgaaaggaagaagaagaatgaAAACTACTGTTTTCAAAACAAACTACATAAACAAAGAGGGAGCCGGTTCCTCGATTAACAAAAATTGtctattaatttaaaaaaaaaaactatcatcAAACATTTTCTAATATGTTATGCTGCATAATAAAACCAGTTCTTGTATTTATTCACAGTTTTCATAAAGTCTTCATATTTATATTGAACGTTGCCATATATGCAGGTCGCACACTATTTCTGATACTACTAAAATCGGGTGAATTTATTAGAGAAGTGTTTGCGGCCTTGGCCATTATTGCTGAAGAACTGTATTATTTTCTATGCGATTTGTACGAAAGTGCAAGTGCTGTCTCGCTGTACGTGCGAACTTCAGCAAATGGAGGTGTAAATGGCATAATCGAAGCCATAGTGGTATTCTGTCGTCATATGCGGAAGTTTTTTCTCAACACTCAGATAATTTCTAAATTGGTGGCAACCAAATTGGGTTGTTTTGTGTGCCATTTCCTGGACCTGGTTCGCAATGCCTTGTTATTAATAACAGATTGTGCTTGGTGGTTAATAACACTTATTCCACGATATCTTTTGTATTCAGCCATCGCAGTTGGGGATGCCATTGTTGGTGGTATCACACTTATGCGCAAGGCTGTAGTCTACAGTATAACTATTGTCGTTGAGGACATATTCCGCTTAACAATTGGAATTGTGCTACTCATATTGTTGTGGCACAACAGACGACGATTGGCTCGAGTTGCAATTAGATTTGTTTCAAACCTGAAAAGGGTAAGTACCTCTACACATTTTTGATAAGCAACTATTCTGCCAATAATATGATTTCTTTTTGTAAGATTATCGTGTTATGCTTCCGTCGATTATGTTTATTCACCAATTGGATACTGGGCCGAAGAACTAGACTTTCTGTTGTACGAACAACTCCCACTAGGTCACGTTTACCACGCCAGAGGGTGTCGCCAGCAGCCAGTGAAAAGTCAATAGATCCACATCAACGTTGCGTGGTTTGTCGAGATAGGCAAAAATGCGTCGTTCTCTTGCCTTGCAAGCATTTGTGTTTGTGCGAGGAATGTGCGGACTATATGATATTTTCTGCACAACGTCAAACGTGTCCTTTGTGCCGGACGAGTATTGTACACTCAATGTCAGTGTACACTTGACCGTTAAAAAACAGTCAATTTTTTAACAAACTTAATTTAAGTACAAACACACATACTATGTAAGTTctcatttttgtaaaatatattaaacatatttttaattttaagactGGACAATTTGCCAATAACACAAAACACATATTCAGCACGGGTCACCTTCCTCTGCCGGAATATAGTTGATCCAAGACTACTTTGCTTTGTGTTAACTTTTTCTGAAGCAATGGAAACAGATGTTTTGCAAGagatgttgttgatgttgtcacattttcatgtgaaggtggcgatcctcgtcaagctcctgtaggtgagcaagctcgttccggtccaaagggccgatcgctgcgggaacaggttggccattggttattgaaTGGCGCCAatatcatatcgagcatcataggcactcagcttttgtgcaagagccggtgccgcccggcttcGCTGATTGCccgtgactgccgttgcagctacttcgtatggagcattccattatctGCAACCAGgaatgcgcccggtagcttgcagctaagcttctcgtacaccacacagatcgaacctcatTGTTCCAGCAGGTGTGGTGCTCGCAGCTATACCGTGCCGCAATAGCAAGAGAGGTTTGTTAGATGTGTATCGCTTCAGCTTCCGTACTCGC
The Stomoxys calcitrans chromosome 3, idStoCalc2.1, whole genome shotgun sequence genome window above contains:
- the LOC106092242 gene encoding uncharacterized protein LOC106092242, which gives rise to MLCCIIKPVLVFIHSFHKVFIFILNVAIYAGRTLFLILLKSGEFIREVFAALAIIAEELYYFLCDLYESASAVSLYVRTSANGGVNGIIEAIVVFCRHMRKFFLNTQIISKLVATKLGCFVCHFLDLVRNALLLITDCAWWLITLIPRYLLYSAIAVGDAIVGGITLMRKAVVYSITIVVEDIFRLTIGIVLLILLWHNRRRLARVAIRFVSNLKRIIVLCFRRLCLFTNWILGRRTRLSVVRTTPTRSRLPRQRVSPAASEKSIDPHQRCVVCRDRQKCVVLLPCKHLCLCEECADYMIFSAQRQTCPLCRTSIVHSMSVYT